A window from Mya arenaria isolate MELC-2E11 chromosome 9, ASM2691426v1 encodes these proteins:
- the LOC128245960 gene encoding galanin receptor 2b-like yields MPDNSTHEQLQTEVSEEIAVPAWVSAITTVALTLVFLLCISGNSLVGAVQLRQTRRSSTDYFVLTMAVFDFVAGLTLIPWMVFALHHRVWLMVASDTMCKLYHYFRYSVNIASTTLLSTTAVDRYFKVRGGRFHFNVIWSWDGRLCNAA; encoded by the exons ATGCCGGACAATTCAACGCATGAACAGTTGCAAACAGAAGTTTCAGAAGAAATAGCAGTTCCAGCCTGGGTCTCCGCGATAACCACGGTCGCCCTCACGCTAGTGTTCCTTTTGTGTATTTCCGGTAACTCCCTCGTGGGCGCCGTCCAGTTGCGTCAGACGCGCCGCTCAAGCACGGACTATTTTGTGTTGACCATGGCAGTTTTCGATTTCGTCGCTGGTCTGACGCTTATCCCATGGATGGTGTTCGCGCTTCACCACCGTGTATGGCTAATGGTCGCCAGTGACACCATGTGTAAACTATATCATTACTTCCGGTACTCGGTTAACATTGCCAGCACCACCCTTCTGTCCACAACTGCGGTTGACCGCTACTTTAAG GTCAGAGGTGGACGTTTCCACTTCAATGTTATCTGGAGCTGGGACGGTAGGCtctgtaacgccgcataa